Proteins encoded by one window of Sardina pilchardus chromosome 7, fSarPil1.1, whole genome shotgun sequence:
- the usp11 gene encoding ubiquitin carboxyl-terminal hydrolase 11 yields MAAITSASATEPPGLETQRREIETIVQNHELRAGDSWYLVERRWFEQWKEYVKTGDQNSSSFPGQIDNTELFEDLDSYHLKERLVENEDFVLIPAEAWRKLLAWYGLVDDQPALERKVVDLPSTVKVEVYPVEVFLCLHSNMDNVATAKFSRVDTIQTIEKMMRKQFDVGESAETRLWMKSSDTSCERLRNIYVSVLDSCLSSGMTVIMEMRNADGTWPSSRPQIMRNSAEEQDSYRGQPGVCGLTNLGNTCFMNSALQCLSNTPQLTEYFLRNAYLEELNFTNPLGMKGEIAEAYADVIKQMWTGRHYSVVPRVFKTKVGHFASQFLGYQQHDSQELLSFLLDGLHEDLNRVKNKEYIELRDAEGRPDQEVAEEAWRNHRRRNDSVIVDTFHGLFKSTLVCPECHKVSVTFDPFCYLSVPLPVSKERVMEVFFVSLDPGAKPVQHRVVVPKAGKVIDLCIALAQATDVPANQMVVADVFNHRFYKIYHSDESLSCILDRDDIFVYELSSGAVEDDGEEVVLAVYLRERPHYRDYGSGSSYGTSLFGHPLLMAVPREQCTRDALYYLFLQRLARYVHTPDPSDEVEEEEADDEGGEEEDEEEEELYKTQTNGLGIDKGDDDCEKAGPSKQAGEEDESTTKMTPSAGQADGQNNGQSEPSSEDAASDPERGSSSEEGQSAGSSSADTATQSDVATAEASGKAEDQDEEDEEQGEEDDGKGGDSTATAGASSGKRPAGSGRNGQGRKRRRPLFTIQAVNSNGTTERGMGEGGSAFSFSSQPYVAIDWDPDMKKKYYDDNEAEKYVKHASMEVPHQQTTVQLQECIELFTTVETLEEENPWYCPVCKKHQLATKKLDLWSLPEVLIIHLKRFSYTKYSREKLDTIVEFPLRELDFSGYLLRKPGANGEPPSRYDLMAVSNHYGGLRDGHYTSYARNKDNGQWYYFDDSKVTYAREDQIVTNAAYVLFYQRQDKIRKPTLPAPADGCAASVKPANDFTSSDHDGLAAATSCVNMDTD; encoded by the exons ATGGCTGCTATCACTTCTGCTTCGGCAACAGAACCTCCTGGACTAGAGACCCAACGGCGAGAGATCGAGACCATTGTACAGAATCATGAACTCCGAGCTGGGGATAGTTG GTATTTAGTGGAGAGGAGATGGTTTGAGCAGTGGAAAGAGTATGTAAAAACTGGGGATCAGAACTCTTCGTCCTTTCCTGGACAGATTGATAACACAGAGCTCTTTGAGG ATTTGGATTCATACCACCTAAAGGAGCGCCTGGTGGAGAACGAGGACTTTGTGTTGATCCCAGCAGAGGCTTGGCGCAAGTTGTTGGCCTGGTATGGCCTGGTGGATGATCAGCCTGCATTAGAGCGGAAG GTTGTGGACCTACCCAGCACTGTGAAAGTTGAGGTCTACCCTGTGGAGGTCTTCCTCTGCCTACACAGCAACATGGACAATGTTGCGACTGCGAAGTTCAGCAGAGTAGACACCATAC AGACCATTGAGAAGATGATGAGGAAGCAGTTTGACGTTGGCGAGAGCGCTGAGACACGGCTCTGGATGAAGAGCTCCGACACCAGCTGTGAGCGCCTGCGAAACATTTACGTGTCCGTCCTTGACTCCTGCCTCAGCTCTGGGATG ACGGTGATCATGGAGATGAGAAATGCGGACGGGACCTGGCCGAGCTCCAGGCCTCAGATAAT GAGGAACTCAGCGGAGGAGCAGGACTCGTACAGGGGGCAACCCGGGGTGTGCGGCCTGACCAACCTGGGGAACACCTGCTTCATGAACTCTGCACTGCAG TGTCTTAGTAACACACCGCAATTGACCGAGTACTTCCTCCGCAACGCATACCTCGAGGAGCTCAACTTCACCAACCCCCTGGGCATGAAGGGAGAGATCGCCGAGGCCTACGCTGACGTCATCAAACAGATGTGGACTGGCAGGCACTACTCTGTGGTTCCGCGTGTCTTCAAG ACGAAGGTGGGCCACTTTGCCTCGCAGTTCCTGGGCTACCAGCAGCACGACTCTCAGGAGTTGCTATCCTTCCTGCTAGATGGCCTCCACGAGGACCTCAACCGCGTCAAGAACAAGGAGTACATCGAGCTGAGGGACGCCGAAGGCCGACCTGACCAG GAAGTAGCAGAGGAAGCGTGGCGTAACCATAGGCGACGAAACGACTCTGTGATTGTTGACACCTTCCATGGGCTGTTCAAGTCAACGCTGGTTTGTCCAGAATGCCACAAGGTCtcggtgacctttgaccccttctGCTACCTGAGCGTCCCCTTGCCGGTCAgcaaggagagagtgatggaggtgTTCTTCGTCTCGCTTGACCCAGGTGCCAAGCCGGTTCAG CATCGAGTGGTTGTGCCTAAAGCTGGTAAGGTGATTGACTTGTGCATCGCCCTAGCCCAGGCAACAGATGTGCCAGCCAATCAG ATGGTTGTGGCAGACGTGTTCAACCACCGCTTCTATAAAATTTACCACTCTGACGAGTCTCTGAGCTGCATTCTGGACCGAGATGATATATTTGT GTATGAGCTGAGCAGCGGGGCGGTGGAGGATGacggggaggaggtggtgctggCCGTGTACCTGCGGGAGCGCCCCCACTACCGGGACTACGGCTCGGGCAGCAGCTACGGCACGTCGCTGTTCGGCCACCCGCTCCTGATGGCCGTGCCCCGCGAGCAGTGCACCCGCGACGCCCTCTACTACCTGTTCCTGCAGCGCCTGGC GCGCTACGTTCACACCCCGGATCCCTCGGATGAggttgaggaagaggaggctgaTGATGAAGGTGgcgaagaggaggatgaggaggaggaagagttgtACAAGACCCAGACCAATGGACTGGGCATCG ACAAAGGAGATGATGACTGTGAAAAGGCGGGACCATCCAAGCAAGCTGGCGAGGAGGACGAATCCACCACTAAGATGACGCCATCAGCGGGCCAGGCTGACGGACAGAACAACGGCCAATCAGAGCCCAGCTCGGAGGACGCGGCCAGCGACCCGGAGAGGGGCAGCAGCTCGGAGGAGGGCCAGTCggccggcagcagcagcgccgaCACAGCCACCCAGTCGGACGTGGCCACCGCCGAGGCCTCTGGGAAGGCGGAGGaccaggacgaggaggacgaggaacaGGGGGAGGAAGACGACGGGAAGGGCGGGGATTCGACGGCTACAGCCGGTGCGTCGTCGGGGAAACGGCCGGCGGGGAGCGGGAGGAATGGGCAGGGCAGGAAGAGGCGGAGACCGCTCTTCACCATCCAGGCGGTCAACTCCAACGGCACcacggagagagggatgggcgaGGGGGGCAGCGCCTTCTCCTTCAGCT CTCAGCCTTACGTGGCCATCGACTGGGACCCTGACATGAAGAAGAAGTACTATGACGACAACGAGGCTGAG AAATACGTGAAACACGCCAGCATGGAAGTCCCCCATCAGCAAACTACTGTGCAGCTGCAGGAATGCATCGAACTCTTCACCACCGTGGAgaccctggaggaggagaatcCCTG gtactgTCCAGTGTGTAAGAAGCACCAGCTGGCCACCAAGAAGCTTGACCTGTGGTCTCTACCAGAGGTCCTGATCATCCACCTCAAGCGCTTTTCCTACACAAAGTACTCCCGTGAGAAGCTGGACACAATAGTGGAGTTTCCCCTGCG AGAACTGGACTTCTCCGGCTACCTCTTGCGAAAGCCCGGGGCCAATGGGGAGCCTCCCAGCCGCTACGACCTCATGGCCGTGTCGAACCACTACGGAGGCCTGAGGGATGGACACT aTACCAGTTATGCCCGGAACAAAGACAATGGGCAGTGGTATTACTTTGATGACAGCAAGGTGACCTATGCAAGGGAGGATCAAATAGTG ACCAATGCTGCCTACGTTCTGTTCTACCAGCGCCAAGACAAGATCCGTAAACCCACCCTGCCTGCCCCCGCAGATGGTTGCGCTGCCTCGGTGAAGCCCGCCAACGACTTCACTTCCTCCGACCACGACGGCCTGGCTGCTGCTACTTCCTGTGTCAACATGGATACTGACTGA